In Oreochromis aureus strain Israel breed Guangdong unplaced genomic scaffold, ZZ_aureus HiC_scaffold_110, whole genome shotgun sequence, a genomic segment contains:
- the LOC116324042 gene encoding proteasome subunit beta type-8-like, protein MSGSAADCQYWERLLAKECRLYRLRNNHRISVAAASKLLSNMMLGYRGMGLSMGSMICGWDKEGPGLYYVDDNGTRLSGRMFSTGCGNSYAYGVVDSGYKENMTVEEAYELGRRGIAHATHRDAYSGGVVNMYHMQEDGWIKVCKEDVSELIHKYRKGMF, encoded by the exons ATGTCAGGCAGCGCTGCAGACTGTCAGTACTGGGAGAGACTACTGGCCAAAGAGTGCAG ACTTTACAGGCTGAGGAACAACCACCGGATCTCTGTGGCTGCTGCCTCTAAGCTGTTATCTAACATGATGCTGGGCTACAGAGGAATGGGCCTCTCCATGGGGAGCATGATCTGTGGATGGGACAAAGAG GGTCCTGGTCTGTACTATGTGGACGATAATGGGACGCGTCTGTCTGGCCGGATGTTTTCTACTGGCTGTGGAAACAGCTACGCCTATGGTGTGGTGGACAGTGGCTACAAGGAAAACATGACAGTGGAGGAGGCGTATGAGCTCGGCCGTAGGGGCATCGCTCACGCTACACACAGAGATGCCTACTCTGGTGGAGTCGTAAACA TGTACCACATGCAGGAGGACGGCTGGATAAAGGTGTGTAAGGAGGACGTGTCTGAGCTGATCCACAAGTACAGGAAGGGCATGTTCTGA